A single window of Electrophorus electricus isolate fEleEle1 chromosome 16, fEleEle1.pri, whole genome shotgun sequence DNA harbors:
- the LOC113583527 gene encoding histo-blood group ABO system transferase-like has product MPSNKYLFLVLLAGALMVWVIYLGYASHMFRNMQLGKQMLTHARNCNTPLYTPSLLNGRKDVVTVTPWLAPIVWEGTFDMNILDAIYKPQNITVANTVFAVGKYVQFLKDYLESAEQYFMLGYRVHYYIFTDQPEAVPTVTLGADRRITTLKIPGSDRWQEITLRRMEMIENLIETQLVSEADYIFCLDVDTKFYGHWGAESLSRLVAAVHFGFYSASREHFTYERRPESQAYIPYGEGDYYYGGAMIGGLVREVYKVTKTCHLWLDMDKANSIEAVWQEESHLNKYFLYNKPTKLLSPEYLWHGPYAGNEVKIIRFTQVWKDASKVRPN; this is encoded by the exons ATGCCATCGAATAAATACTTGTTTTTAGTGCTATTGGCAGGAGCTCTGATGGTTTG GGTAATTTACCTGGGCTACGCCTCACACATGTTCAG AAATATGCAACTGGGGAAACAAATGTTAACACATGCAAGAAACTGTAATAC gCCTTTGTACACTCCAAGTTTACTGAATGG CCGTAAGGACGTTGTTACAGTGACACCATGGTTGGCTCCAATTGTGTGGGAAGGCACATTTGACATGAATATCCTTGATGCCATCTATAAACCGCAGAACATCACCGTGGCAAACACTGTCTTTGCTGTCGGCAA ATATGTGCAGTTCCTGAAAGATTACCTCGAGTCAGCAGAGCAGTACTTTATGCTGGGGTACCGTGTGCATTATTACATCTTTACAGACCAGCCAGAGGCAGTTCCTACGGTAACACTGGGTGCTGACCGTAGAATAACTACACTGAAAATTCCAGGCTCAGACCGCTGGCAGGAGATCACACTACGCAGGATGGAGATGATTGAGAATCTGATTGAGACCCAATTAGTCAGTGAGGCGGATTATATTTTTTGCCTCGATGTAGATACAAAATTCTATGGTCACTGGGGGGCAGAGAGTTTGAGTCGCCTTGTCGCCGCTGTACATTTTGGTTTCTACAGTGCGTCACGTGAACATTTCACATATGAGCGCCGGCCCGAGTCTCAGGCCTACATCCCATATGGAGAGGGTGATTATTACTATGGCGGGGCGATGATTGGTGGGCTTGTGAGAGAGGTGTATAAAGTCACTAAAACCTGCCATCTGTGGCTGGACATGGACAAAGCTAATTCCATTGAGGCAGTCTGGCAGGAAGAGTCCCACCTGAACAAATACTTTCTTTACAACAAACCCACCAAGTTGTTATCACCTGAGTACCTGTGGCATGGCCCATATGCAGGCAATGAGGTGAAAATTATCCGTTTCACACAAGTGTGGAAAGATGCTAGTAAGGTACGGCCAAACTAA
- the LOC113583524 gene encoding uncharacterized protein LOC113583524: MNTLFLVGAEGKPELRADLQLWYYPPQPGRLSHQVPALDHFFAHPLLVWMPYRLWTVKVVCPNPACGQHKLTGAGLHTRAWQVLDVDRVYNMVTETLTCTECSSTYVSWSQTVLQQLDLTHRSEFRVILTQKYACDIGVVWLLREQGLGDNPTRVLKQLRDNHTEEWLHRVTRFTTQCVDFLHHPSLLPTVFPEPPEPAVVPSFKWLQVVYSQDILTRLDEIKAKITSTYGAILKLESTKKVAKKLDGMVSGTALWLTSGQRAGAKREQLMSQGLPEMTDAEMNRHLTKQELVLHCRRRTRGEETTVLLIEQLLRELTGSSGNDSLGTCTNSLNFQIYLLEGLHRWNQDRAAASLSSGPLALHSYSDNMVHYVNQNYEKLFGRKLVPKFCSPACYTGEFLGVQYLFQQTGQALQDMNPDSEETAKLIEEFDLEEERAEEEGFCDVQDPTVMNMEVL; this comes from the exons ATGAACACGCTGTTCCTGGTGGGAGCAGAGGGTAAGCCAGAACTGCGAGCTGACCTGCAGCTTTGGTACTACCCACCGCAACCAGGGCGCCTGAGTCACCAGGTTCCGGCACTAGACCACTTTTTTGCACATCCACTACTGGTGTGGATGCCATATAGGTTGTGGACGGTTAAGGTGGTCTGTCCCAATCCTGCCTGTGGACAGCACAAGCTCACCGGAGCAGGCCTGCACACCAGGGCATGGCAGGTTCTTGACGTGGACAGGGTTTATAACATGGTGACCGAGACACTCACCTGCACCGAATGTAGCTCCACCTATGTTTCCTGGAGTCAGACGGTCCTTCAGCAGCTTGACTTGACCCACCGCTCTGAATTCAGAGTTATTCTCACACAAAA GTATGCTTGTGACATTGGGGTCGTTTGGCTGCTGCGTGAACAAGGCCTGGGGGACAACCCCACACGGGTGCTAAAACAACTGAGGGACAACCACACGGAGGAGTGGCTACACCGTGTCACCCGGTTTACAACACAATGTGTGGACTTCCTGCACCACCCCAGTCTGCTGCCCACGGTCTTCCCTGAGCCTCCAGAGCCTGCTGTGGTGCCAAGCTTCAAATGGCTCCAGGTCGTTTACAGCCAGGATATACTCACGAGGCTGGATGAAATCAAGGCCAAGATAACCTCAACATATGGAGCCATCTTGAAGTTGGAGTCAACCAAAAAA GTCGCCAAGAAGCTGGATGGGATGGTGTCAGGGACGGCCCTCTGGCTCACCTCTGGGCAACGAGCTGG AGCAAAAAGAGAGCAGCTCATGTCCCAGGGCCTGCCTGAAATGACAGATGCAGAAATGAACAGACATCTTACTAAGCAGGAACTGGTTCTCCACTGTCGGAGGAGAACGCGAGGAGAGGAGACCACTGTTCTGCTCATAGAACAGCTGCTAAGAGAGCTCACAGGGAGCAGTGGCAACGATTCCCTCG GTACCTGCACCAACAGCCTCAACTTCCAAATCTACCTGCTGGAAGGGCTTCACAGGTGGAACCAGGACCGGGCTGCAGCGTCCCTGTCTTCAGGACCGTTGGCTCTCCATAGCTACTCAGACAACATGGTTCATTATGTAAACCAGAACTATGAGAAGCTGTTTGGCAGGAAGTTGGTCCCCAAGTTCTGTTCACCTGCGTGCTACACTG gTGAGTTTCTAGGAGTTCAATATCTGTTCCAGCAGACTGGTCAGGCACTGCAGGATATGAACCCTGATTCAGAAGAGACGGCCAAGTTAATTGAAGAGTTTGActtggaggaggagagggcagAGGAAGAGGGGTTCTGTGACGTGCAGGATCCCACAGTAATGAACATGGAGGTCCTTTAG